The DNA segment TGAAGATGTGTATGCCAAATTTCTTTAATTGATACAAAAGCGCCATTCGGGCATGACCTCTAGCAAGTCTTGTTTCATCTTGTATTAATAAAATATCAAACGCTTTTTCTTTCGCTAGATCAAGAATCGTTAACATTTCTTCTCGATCAATTTCGTATCCACTTGCTTTCTCTTTAATCGAATGAACAAGTGTCCATCTTTTTTCTTCTACCATCGCCGTAAGCTCTTGCTCTTGTCTTTCAAGTGATGTTTGCTGTTCTTCCTTTTCTGTACTTACTCTACTATAAATAATGACCCTATTTGTCGGTTTTTCCATCACTTTTTACTCCATTACTAAATTTATATGCATAATCGACATTTGCTGGTGGTACTGTCTCTACAACATTATCATATTGTTCTTCAACGCGATCAACAATTTGCTGATCAACCTGTTCGTTTGGAAGTAAAATGGTTATATACATAAGGCCCAATGTAATGATGGCTGCTCCAAGTAAAAAGAATTCCTGTCCTGTCCATTTCTTACTCATATCGCTCACCTCTAATAGAATGTTTGTTCGCCTTTTATAATAAAGGGAACATTCGTTTGTGTCAACTGTATTTTCAGAACTTATGTTTGCGTTACATATGTTCGTATGGTAGGATTTAAATACAAAGGAAACGTAAGAGGAGTGTAATAGAATGACAAAGCTTTCTAAACGTCAAGAAGAAATTCTTGGATTTATAAAAGTAGAAGTCCGTAAAAAAGGATACCCACCTTCTGTACGTGAAATTGGCGAAGCAGTCGGTCTTGCATCAAGTTCTACAGTTCATGGACACTTATCAAGACTTGAGAAAAAAGGCTATATCCGTCGTGACCCTACTAAACCTAGAGCAATCGAAGTGCTAGATTTAGAAGATATTGTAGGAGCTAGTGAAAATCCTAAGCGTCAAGCAAGCTATGCACCTATTATTGGTAAAGTAACCGCAGGTCTTCCTATTACAGCGATTGAAAGTATTGAAGATTATTTACCTCTTCCAGAGCACATGACAGCGGATGACAATACATATGTGCTAGTTATTGAAGGGGAAAGTATGATAGAAGCTGGGATTTATGATGGTGACATGGTTATTGTCAGACAACAGCAGACAGCTAATAACGGAGATATTATTGTTGCGATGACAGATGAAAACGAAGCAACGGTTAAGCGATTCTTTAAGGAGAAAGACCGAATTCGACTTCAACCAGAAAATGCATCAATGGAACCGATTATTCTATCCTCCGTTACGATTTTAGGTAAAGTTATTGGTGTCTTTCGGACGATTCATTAATTTTTCTTTACACACGCTGACCTTTTCGTCAGCGTGTTTTTTTATATTTGACTCTTTTTTAAACCTTACCAAATTCGGTACGTGAAATTTTAATGTTGTTTATCCCTTCTAAAAGAACAATTTATCGTCTTAAATGATTCTTTTAAAAACAAGTAGCCAGATTCTCCATTTGGAGAACCTGGCTACTTGTTTAGTATTGCACACCTTACCCTTTTACACCTGTTAATGCAATTCCCTCTATGATTTGTCGTTGGGCGAATACGTAAATGACGAGAACCGGAATAACCGAAATCGTTGCTCCAGCCATCATAAGTGGCCAGTTTGTTACGTAAAGTCCTTTAAACGTTGCTAGTAGTAACGGTACCGTATATAAATCCTGGTCACTTAAAAAGACTAGCGGCTGGATAAAGTTATTCCAAATCCCGATAAACGAGAAAATTCCGAATGCTGCTAGAGCTGGTCTTACAAGTGGCAGAATGATTTTCCAATAGATATATAGCGGGTTTGCTCCATCCATAACCGCCGCTTCTTCCATTTCTTTTGGAATACCCATAATAAATTGTCTGAGCAAGAACACGCCAAATGCATTAAATAGAGCGTTCGGTACTAAGATTGATAGGTGGCTGTTTACCCAGCCGATGTTATCCATAATGATATATAAAGGAATCAGTGTTACTTGCATCGGAACCATCATAGTTGCTAGAAATGCGACAAACAAAAAGCGTGAGCCAGGAAATTTAATCTTTGCGAATGCATATGCAGCCATTGAACATGTGAGCAACTGGCTAAAAACAACAACAAATGAAATATAGAAACTATTAAAATAAGCCCGGCCAAACGGCATAGCACTTAATGAATCTGTAATATTGCTCCACATGAATGGATCTGGAATCCAAACTGGTGGTACGGCAAAGATTTGTTCAAATGACTTCAAACTACTCAGTGCCATCCAAATAAATGGGCCGGCCATCACAAGTGATCCGATAATTAAGGCAAAGTGAAGGGCGATTTGAGATGGTCGTATCTTTGATTTATTATGATGACGCACTTGTTTAGGTGGTTGTTGTTCGATTGTTGTTTTACCTTCCTCCATCTTCATAGTGCACCCACTTTCTTGAAACTGAGAATTGAATCAACGTGAACATTAAAATAATCGCAAATAATACCATGGCTGATGCTGTACTTGGACCAAAGGCCGTTCGTCCAAAGGCCGTTTCATAAATATGATAAACAAGTGTATAACTAGCTTTACCTGGCCCACCTTGAGTCATGACATAGGCTTGGTCGAATACTTGAAAGGAGCCAATCACAGACATAATGGCGACAAAAAATGTTGTTGGTGAGAGTAGTGGAAACGTAATATGCAAGAACTTTTGAATAGAAGAAGCTCCATCAATATCAGCTGCTTCGTAATAACTTCGTGAGATTCCTTGCAGCCCTGCTAAGAAAATGACCATATTTGTTCCAAGGCCCCACCAAATACTCAAACCGGCAATTGATGGTAGAACTAAATTCCGGTCTGTAAGCCAATTTGGGCCATCAATGCCGATCATCGCGAGCAGCTGATTAATGAGTCCGATGTCTCCATTTAATAACCACATCCAGATCACACCGATTGAAACGGAGCTTGTCACTACTGGCATAAAGAAAAAGACACGGTAAACGGTTTTCCCTTTTACTTTATTTAAGGCAAGCGCAACTAAAAGAGCCGCCGCTATTCCAACTGGTATGACTAGGACTGAATAATAGGCTGTATTTACAAGTGCCGTAATAAAGTTATCATCTTTGAATTGACTGATATAGTTGGCAAAGCCTACAAACTCTCGCTCTCCGAATCCATCCCATTTCATAAAGCTTAAACCAAAGGCAAACCCTAAAGGAAGAATCGAAAAGGCAAGCATTCCAATGAGCTGTGGAGCAATAAAGAAATAACCCCACCATTTGCGTTTAGAATCATTCATCAGTGGTTCCTCCTTATCTATGAATCATGCAAAAAGGAGTCAGAGTACCTACTGACTCCTCCACTTCAACTTAAGATTCGCCTAACATGTCTCTTGCTACATCTGCCGCCTGATCAACTGCCTCTTTTGGAGACAAATCTCCAAGTAGCATCACTTCGTAAATATCTTCAAGCTCTTTGTTTAAGCCAGGAGAAGTAAATTCTAAGCCAACCACTCGACCAGTTTCACGTGCATCTAACAAATAAGAACCGTGTTCTGGTTTCTCTTGATTTACAACAACCTCATCAATACCACTAACAGATGGTACCGCGTTACCCTCTCCATCTAGTCTTGTTTCCTGACCTACCTGAGATGTATAGAAAGAAACAAACTCCATCGCTTCTTCTACATGATCACCTTTTGCATTCGCGCTCATGTAAGCGGTTGCAATATTAACGCTTGGAATTTCTTCCTCGGTGTTGGTTGGCCAAGGAATATAATCAAAGTCGATGCTTGTTTCAAGGAACATTGGTGTTAACCATCTTCCTGCCCCTACCATACCCACTTGGTTCGACATAAACATGGCATCCATTCCTTGCCCTTCTGGAAGGGTACCTGAGAAGATAAAGTTATCCTCTGCAACCATTCGCTCAACGAATTCAAACGCTTCAAGCGTTAAATCATTTTCATCGGCAACGATTTGATCGTCTTCAGCAAATAGTCCGCCGTTTGACCAGACCCAGTTAATAATGTTGCCATGACCACCCTCTTGAACGAAGCCGTACTTTCCGGCATCTCTTAATTGAGAGGTCACTTCCTCCATTGCTTCCCAGTTCCAGTTTCCTTCATCGAAATATTCTTGAGGTGTCTTTATTCCTGCCTCTTCAAACATTCCTTTGTTGTAATACATTAGGAACGGGTTACAGTCTACAGGCAAACCGTAAATTTCATCGTCTTTTTGTGAGGCTCCCCATAATCCATCTGCAAATTCATCCGCTTTTACAAAAGAAGCATCCGTATTTAAAAATTCACTAAGTGGCTCAATCGTTCCATTAGAAATGAGTGTGGAAATGTCTTCTGCTCCTACATAAAATAAATCAGGCGCTTGCCCACCTTGAAGTCTAGTGGTTAATGTTTGAAAATAGTTGTCGTTTGGTATCCCCGTAAGTTCCACTTCTACGGAGTCACTCTGCTCATTAAATGCATCTACTGCTCTTTGGTATACTTTTAACTCTGCTGGGTTTCCCCAGGCAGAGAATGTTAATTCCACTTTCCCATCACCTGAGGAACCAGAGCTACTACAACCAGCAAGAGCTACAAGTCCTATCGCCATTCCACCAAGTACAAATACACCAGATCGTTTTTTCATCCCTTACTCCCCCAATTCATATTGTTTTTAATCATTGGTACGTCGGTAAGTAATCGCCATGAGCTTCAATTAACTCGTCACACATTGCAACAATATCATCAATTGATAGTTCCGCTTTTGTGTGCGGATCAAGTAAGGCCGCCTGATAGATATATTCTTTCTTTTTTGTAACCGCCGCTTCAATCGTCAGAAGCTGAGAGTGAATATTCGTATGGTTTAAACCCGCTAACTGTATAGGAAGCTCGCCTACAAACGTTGGTGTAATTCCATTACGATCTGCAATACATGGAACCTCTACCGTTGCTTTTGTTGGCAGGTTAGTAATCAGATTTCCTGTGTTTAAGAGATTTCCACCGAATTTAAATGGTTGATTGGTTTCAATCGCTTCAACGATTCGTGAACCATATTCTTTAGATCTCGTGTGCTGCACGCCCTCTGACATCAACGTTTTTTGAACCTTTTGCCAGTTTGCGATTTGCTCTTCACATCGTCTTGGATACTCATCAAGCGGAATGTTTAATTGTTCAATTAGTTCAGGATACTTTGATTTGATAAAGTAAGGATGATACTCTGCATTATGCTCGGATGATTCCGTTACATAATAACCAAAGTGCTCCATTAATTTAAAACGAACCATATCATGGTGACGTTCTTTTTCCTGCTTCATTTTCGCTCGCCTTTTAATTTCCGGATAGAGATCGATACCATCCTGCTTCACTTCAAGAAGCCATGCCATATGATTTATCCCTGCGATCTTTTCTTCAATCCGATCGTGTTCCATCCCCAAGCTTTTAAAGAGATCCTTTGTACAAATTTGAACACTATGACATAGCCCAACCGATTTTACACCTGAGTTTTGTTGAATTGCTCCCATCAGCGTAGCCATTGGATTTGTATAATTCATAAATAGCGCATCAGGTGCAACTTCTTCAATATCTCGAGTAAAATCAAGCATGACTGGTATCGTTCTCAACGCACGGAAAATACCACCAATTCCAACCGTGTCGGCAATCGTTTGACGTAATCCATATTTCTTCGGAATCTCAAAATCAATAACCGTACTTGGCTTGTATCCACCCACTTGAATCGCATTAAATACATACTTAGCACCCTTTAATGCTTCTTTTCGATCGCTGTATGATTTAATGTGAACATCCGCTTTAAGTGTGCTTGCTAGTTGGGAAAGTAAGTTGTGCGATTCCTCCATTCGTTTTGCGTCAATATCATATAATGCAAATTCAAAACCAGATAATGCTGGTACCATCATGCAATCGCCTAATACATTTTTCACAAAAACTGTACTGCCTGCACCGATAAACGTAATTTTAGACATAGAAATAAACCTCCATCATGAAATCAAACTATTAACAATGTGTGTAAGTTGCTATACTATCTATAGATAATCATATTATGAAAACGCTTTCTTTTAAACGGTAATTAATTTTGTTTTTAGGGTAAATTTGTTGCAACCCACATACATATCTTCTGGGAGGTTTTTAAGATGCTTTTAAAAAATCTATCGCTCATGAATCACATGTATGAATTTGACTTTAATCATCTTAACCATAAGCCTGCGGTTCTTTTAACCAACGTGGGCTGGGAAACGCGTTCAGAACAAAGCTACGATTATCATGGATTAACTCGAAAACACGATCATGGATTCTTAATTTTTCAATACACACTCTCTGGAGCTGGATGTCTTGAATACGAGGGAACAACCTATGAACTAAAAGCAGGAGATGCCTTCTTTGTTTCGGTTCCTAGTGATCATCGTTATTATGTACCGGAACAAGGTAAACCGTGGGAGTTTGTCTTTTTAACACTTGGGGGGCAAGAGGCTGAAGATATCTGGAGAAATATCGTTGAAGCAAAGGGCCCTGTGACAACTATAAATCGTAATGAAGCCATTATTAAACAATTGTTTTCTATTATAGAAGAGACCATGTCAGATCGTCTCGATGATCCATTTCAAGCCTCTTTGCATGGATATCATTTCTTGCTTGCCTGCATTAAGCATTTTTTAGTAGAGAATCAGCCGGATACCGAGCCACATAGTTATAAGCAAGCGCTTCGCTTCATTGAAGAAAATTATCATTTACCCATTTCACTTGAAGATATTGCTGAAGAAGTGCACCTTTCGAGGTACTCCCTTCTAAGACAATTTAAACAATATGCAAAAACCACACCGATTCAACATCTAAACCAAATCAGGCTTCAACATGCATGCAGATTACTTATCTATACGAACAAACCGATTAAGCACATTGCTGTAGAGGTTGGCTACGCAAATGCTAACTACTTTAGTAAGGTTTTCAGAAAGGCTATGGGTATGTCTATTGGCACCTATCGAACCAATCACCAGTAACGCACATAAAAAGACGAACAGTCTTCAATTGAATGAACTGCTCGTCTTTTTAAATCTATCTATATGTAATGTTGATCTCATCTACATACGTTGCCGTTCCTCTAATTGCTACCTCAAGATCGGCCCCTTGTCTCTCGACTTCAACGATCACTCGTCCATCCTTACCTATTTCAATCCCTTGCTCAACGCTTAGCTTATATTTGTCTTCGTCAGGCTTAATGTACGTCGCATAATAGCCTCCCATTACACCGGATGCTGTTCCAGTAACCGCATCTTCAATGGTACCAGAATATGGGGAAGAAAAATGTCTCGCATGCATATCAGCCTCTGAATGGATCGTCTCCATACAAAATGGATGTATGGAGACTCGAGGCATCTCACGAAGAGCATCAGGAAATTTATCTTGGAATGGTTTCATTCTTGAAAAAGCTTCAAGCCCTCGAATAGGAACCAACAATGTCCAGATACCCGTGCTTCCATACACAATTGGGAACGAATCATGAAGATCATCTATCGTTAGTCCAATCGATTCCATCAGTCGTTCCTTATCACCTCTAAAAGCTTGAAAGGATGGATTCATTTGCTGCATTTTACAACTTGATTCATCAATCGAAATGGAAAGAATCCCAGCTTCCGTTTCAACCGACCATTCTTTTTTTGTAGGGAGTTTCTTCATTTTCTGGAGGGCAAAACTGACGGCCATTGTTGCATGACCGCACATATTCATTTCATGACCAGGTGTGAAATAACGGATTTTAAAGTCTGCTACGTTTGATTCATCGACAAATGATGTTTCGTTAAATCCCACTTTTTTTGCAATCAATTGCATTTGTTCCACAGTTAAGAAATCAGCATCTAACACAACTCCAGCTGGATTCCCTTTATGTTTTTCTTTACTAAACACATCCCAGTGCATCACTTGAACAGATTGCTCCATAGGTCACCTACTTAGACGTTAAATTTGGTCCAGGTAAATCCAGTTGATAAAATGCAAGATCGAGCCATTTATCAAACTTATATCCAGCTCTCGTTATTGTCCCTACATGTGTAAATCCAAATCGAGTATGCACAGCTATACTGTTTGTATTCACCGCATCTATTCCAGCAATTAATGTAGCGTATCCATCAGCCTTGGCCCGCTCAATTAATTTGGTTAACAGCTTTGTCCCAATTCCTTTTTTACGATAGTCACTATGAACATAGATCGAATGTTCTACTGTGTACAGGAATGCGGCATGCGGTCTAAATGCTCCAAATGTCGCAAATCCATAGATCACTCCATCCTCATCTCCTTCAAAGACTAAAATGGGGTAACCTGCTTCTGCCTTATCATCAAACCATTGCTTCATCATCTCGAACGTGTACGCTTCATAATGATAAACAGCAGTTGAGTATAGGATTGCTTCATTATAAATAGTTAAAATATGTTGGATATCTTTTTCGGTTGCCGCTCTAATCATGATGTTGGTGTCCCCTCTTTGTTCAGTTCAACTTTCGTTAATTCATGAGTTCCGTTAGTACCGATTTAACGGAGTTAGCCGTGCGAATATCGCTCGTTAACATACCATCGAGATCAACCGCTTTGGTCGCCATATCTCCAGACACCCCACTCAAAATAAGTTCAGTTCCGAGAAGCTTTAATACATCTCGAAGTTTTATTAAGTCGCGTAATACAAGATCATTAAATGTAGTTAAACCGGAAAGATCAACAATAATCGTCTTAATCTTTTGCTTTACCACTTCAGTTGTTGAAATATCAAATACACGATTAAAACGGTCATCGTTCATCTCACCGATTAAAGGTAGTACCGCAATTTGGTTTACAAGTGGAACGATTGGGCAAGCCAAGGATTTAATCTCTTTAAGTGACCGCTCGTAGCTCTCCTCAACTTCTCGACGATACGTTACATCCTTTTGCACTCCAATAAAATATGTTTTACCATCTTCTTCACTATCGATAAAATCAACAGATAAATTATTCCAAAAAGCTCGTCCGTTCTTTTTATAATTTAATAATTCAACCGTCACTGACTCGCGCGCTTGAATGGCCTTTTTAAGCTTAGCTACTTCATTTGGGTCCGTTTCTGTTCCTTGCAAAAAGCGACAGTTACGACCAATAATTTCCTCTGGTGTATACCCTGTCATCTCATAGAAACCATGGTTCGCATAAATAATTGGATTATCTTCTTGATTTGGATCCGTAATAATTATTCCAGCACGTGTGTGATTTAATGCCTTAATCAGTAATTTCTGATTTGCAAAGATCCTTTCCATCTGAACCCTCCGACAACATGAATTAAATTTCCTTCTTATCATACCAAAAACCCAACCAATTGAGAATGGTCAGGCTCTTCCAGCACATTTAAAGGTGAGAACAGTCGTTAGGATGTTAGGTTTTGGATAGATAAGATAAATGCTAGGAGTGGAAGAATTATCAGAAATGCACTTAAGACTAGAACTTTACCTCTTTCTTTTTTATCCTTGTCTTCTTTGAATGCAGCAACTGAAACTACAGAAAAAAACAAAAATATAGATAGGTAAAAGATTGGTTCAGCTAATCCTGTGAGTGAAACAAAAAAACGTTCAATAATAAACCAGATTATAAGAACGATAAATATGATACTGACTCGATTGTACATATTACATTCCTCCCTTTCAGAGGACGTTGATGTTTTTAAAAAAGGAAAAAGAGGCTGGGACATAACTAAAAATCACTTTGAAAAGGCGAATGATTCAATTGCAGAATCATTCGCCTTCAGTGCTTTTACTTGAACAAGCGGAGGGAGAACTCGAGACTCCTGCGGAACAGAACGCAGTGAAGACACTGTAGCGGCGCTTTTTCCCGCGAAAAGGGCTGAAGCCGTTCCCGCAGGTGCGAGGGATTCTCCTGTAGCGGATTATTTGCAACATTCGTGTTTTACTCACTACATTTTAGTTATGTCCCGTCCTCTTTATTTTGTAGCACTTAGTAGCTGCTTTTCACCTCACTAGGTCTAATAAAAATGGCTAAACAAAAAAAGAAAAGAGCTACACTAAATCCTATTAGATAATGATCAAATCCGATTCCTGAAATTAAAATGCTTGGTCCCATTAATACAAATGACATCTTACTTATTAGATTTCTCATGAGAATATGCTATCATTTTATAGCTTGAAGGTAAACCATATTTTGGTTGTAACCCAAAAAATTTAGGGACGTTACAGGGGCACTTTTCTCTCCTCTGCTTCTTTTATGAATTATATTTCTAAACAAAAAAACCCTCAACACCAATAGTGTCAAGGGTTCCACATATTAATATGTTTCTAAATATTGATCTCTCTCCCACGGATGCACTTGCGTCCGGAACATATCCCACTCAATCTCTTTTGCTTCGATAAAGTGTTCAATTGCATGTTCGCCAAGCGCATTTACGATCACTTCATCGTTTACAAGCTTGTTAAGTGCGTCTTTAAGTGTAGCTGGAAGATCATTGATTCCTTCTTCAATACGCTCTTCTTTGCTCATCACATAAATGTTGCGGTCCGTTGCTTCAGGTGGAGTCATTTTGTTTTTGATTCCATCAAGACCTGCTGCAAGCATCGCTGCAATGGCAAGGTATGGGTTAGCTGCTGGATCTGGACTACGAACCTCAACACGTGTGCTGATACCGCGTGATGATGGAATACGGATCAGTGGTGAACGGTTACGCATAGACCAAGCTACGTATACAGGTGCCTCGTATCCAGGAACTAAACGTTTGTAAGAGTTCACGATTGGGTTTGTTAGCGCAGTAAATGCTTCAGCATGCTTTAAGATACCTGCTAAGAATTGCATCGCTGTACGGCTTAGTTGAGACTCTGTATTTTGATCGTAGAATACATTTCCATTCTCGTTAAATAGTGACATGTTACAATGCATTCCAGATCCGTTTACACCAAATAAAGGTTTCGGCATG comes from the Alkalihalobacillus sp. FSL W8-0930 genome and includes:
- the lexA gene encoding transcriptional repressor LexA — encoded protein: MTKLSKRQEEILGFIKVEVRKKGYPPSVREIGEAVGLASSSTVHGHLSRLEKKGYIRRDPTKPRAIEVLDLEDIVGASENPKRQASYAPIIGKVTAGLPITAIESIEDYLPLPEHMTADDNTYVLVIEGESMIEAGIYDGDMVIVRQQQTANNGDIIVAMTDENEATVKRFFKEKDRIRLQPENASMEPIILSSVTILGKVIGVFRTIH
- a CDS encoding carbohydrate ABC transporter permease yields the protein MEEGKTTIEQQPPKQVRHHNKSKIRPSQIALHFALIIGSLVMAGPFIWMALSSLKSFEQIFAVPPVWIPDPFMWSNITDSLSAMPFGRAYFNSFYISFVVVFSQLLTCSMAAYAFAKIKFPGSRFLFVAFLATMMVPMQVTLIPLYIIMDNIGWVNSHLSILVPNALFNAFGVFLLRQFIMGIPKEMEEAAVMDGANPLYIYWKIILPLVRPALAAFGIFSFIGIWNNFIQPLVFLSDQDLYTVPLLLATFKGLYVTNWPLMMAGATISVIPVLVIYVFAQRQIIEGIALTGVKG
- a CDS encoding sugar ABC transporter permease; protein product: MNDSKRKWWGYFFIAPQLIGMLAFSILPLGFAFGLSFMKWDGFGEREFVGFANYISQFKDDNFITALVNTAYYSVLVIPVGIAAALLVALALNKVKGKTVYRVFFFMPVVTSSVSIGVIWMWLLNGDIGLINQLLAMIGIDGPNWLTDRNLVLPSIAGLSIWWGLGTNMVIFLAGLQGISRSYYEAADIDGASSIQKFLHITFPLLSPTTFFVAIMSVIGSFQVFDQAYVMTQGGPGKASYTLVYHIYETAFGRTAFGPSTASAMVLFAIILMFTLIQFSVSRKWVHYEDGGR
- a CDS encoding sugar ABC transporter substrate-binding protein; the encoded protein is MKKRSGVFVLGGMAIGLVALAGCSSSGSSGDGKVELTFSAWGNPAELKVYQRAVDAFNEQSDSVEVELTGIPNDNYFQTLTTRLQGGQAPDLFYVGAEDISTLISNGTIEPLSEFLNTDASFVKADEFADGLWGASQKDDEIYGLPVDCNPFLMYYNKGMFEEAGIKTPQEYFDEGNWNWEAMEEVTSQLRDAGKYGFVQEGGHGNIINWVWSNGGLFAEDDQIVADENDLTLEAFEFVERMVAEDNFIFSGTLPEGQGMDAMFMSNQVGMVGAGRWLTPMFLETSIDFDYIPWPTNTEEEIPSVNIATAYMSANAKGDHVEEAMEFVSFYTSQVGQETRLDGEGNAVPSVSGIDEVVVNQEKPEHGSYLLDARETGRVVGLEFTSPGLNKELEDIYEVMLLGDLSPKEAVDQAADVARDMLGES
- a CDS encoding alpha-glucosidase/alpha-galactosidase, translating into MSKITFIGAGSTVFVKNVLGDCMMVPALSGFEFALYDIDAKRMEESHNLLSQLASTLKADVHIKSYSDRKEALKGAKYVFNAIQVGGYKPSTVIDFEIPKKYGLRQTIADTVGIGGIFRALRTIPVMLDFTRDIEEVAPDALFMNYTNPMATLMGAIQQNSGVKSVGLCHSVQICTKDLFKSLGMEHDRIEEKIAGINHMAWLLEVKQDGIDLYPEIKRRAKMKQEKERHHDMVRFKLMEHFGYYVTESSEHNAEYHPYFIKSKYPELIEQLNIPLDEYPRRCEEQIANWQKVQKTLMSEGVQHTRSKEYGSRIVEAIETNQPFKFGGNLLNTGNLITNLPTKATVEVPCIADRNGITPTFVGELPIQLAGLNHTNIHSQLLTIEAAVTKKKEYIYQAALLDPHTKAELSIDDIVAMCDELIEAHGDYLPTYQ
- a CDS encoding AraC family transcriptional regulator → MLLKNLSLMNHMYEFDFNHLNHKPAVLLTNVGWETRSEQSYDYHGLTRKHDHGFLIFQYTLSGAGCLEYEGTTYELKAGDAFFVSVPSDHRYYVPEQGKPWEFVFLTLGGQEAEDIWRNIVEAKGPVTTINRNEAIIKQLFSIIEETMSDRLDDPFQASLHGYHFLLACIKHFLVENQPDTEPHSYKQALRFIEENYHLPISLEDIAEEVHLSRYSLLRQFKQYAKTTPIQHLNQIRLQHACRLLIYTNKPIKHIAVEVGYANANYFSKVFRKAMGMSIGTYRTNHQ
- a CDS encoding PhzF family phenazine biosynthesis isomerase, whose product is MEQSVQVMHWDVFSKEKHKGNPAGVVLDADFLTVEQMQLIAKKVGFNETSFVDESNVADFKIRYFTPGHEMNMCGHATMAVSFALQKMKKLPTKKEWSVETEAGILSISIDESSCKMQQMNPSFQAFRGDKERLMESIGLTIDDLHDSFPIVYGSTGIWTLLVPIRGLEAFSRMKPFQDKFPDALREMPRVSIHPFCMETIHSEADMHARHFSSPYSGTIEDAVTGTASGVMGGYYATYIKPDEDKYKLSVEQGIEIGKDGRVIVEVERQGADLEVAIRGTATYVDEINITYR
- a CDS encoding N-acetyltransferase family protein: MIRAATEKDIQHILTIYNEAILYSTAVYHYEAYTFEMMKQWFDDKAEAGYPILVFEGDEDGVIYGFATFGAFRPHAAFLYTVEHSIYVHSDYRKKGIGTKLLTKLIERAKADGYATLIAGIDAVNTNSIAVHTRFGFTHVGTITRAGYKFDKWLDLAFYQLDLPGPNLTSK
- a CDS encoding PAS domain-containing protein; this translates as MERIFANQKLLIKALNHTRAGIIITDPNQEDNPIIYANHGFYEMTGYTPEEIIGRNCRFLQGTETDPNEVAKLKKAIQARESVTVELLNYKKNGRAFWNNLSVDFIDSEEDGKTYFIGVQKDVTYRREVEESYERSLKEIKSLACPIVPLVNQIAVLPLIGEMNDDRFNRVFDISTTEVVKQKIKTIIVDLSGLTTFNDLVLRDLIKLRDVLKLLGTELILSGVSGDMATKAVDLDGMLTSDIRTANSVKSVLTELMN